From Providencia sp. R33, a single genomic window includes:
- a CDS encoding TorD/DmsD family molecular chaperone encodes MLDTTILRILGAFFYYSPQSDTLKNVYPVLGEIPQLHTWEDSEQIQTICTSLSQTSPDDITYDYSVLFEGQGTMPAPPWGSVYLEHDNTVMGESTAAYRNLLQSKGLVTDTGIREPEDQFGLMLMAISALAEQDEDEAIIELLEQHLLPWAYRYLALVQQTQTENPFYPNLAKVTEIYLADLQQQLELIPIQAELFR; translated from the coding sequence ATGCTAGACACCACTATACTGCGCATTTTAGGTGCGTTTTTTTATTACTCTCCGCAATCAGATACGTTAAAGAACGTCTACCCAGTCTTAGGTGAAATACCGCAATTGCATACATGGGAGGACTCAGAACAAATTCAGACTATTTGTACTTCGTTATCCCAAACGTCCCCTGATGATATCACTTATGACTATTCTGTCTTATTTGAAGGCCAAGGCACTATGCCAGCGCCACCTTGGGGCTCAGTGTACCTTGAACACGACAATACTGTGATGGGCGAGTCGACCGCGGCTTATCGCAACTTACTACAATCAAAAGGGCTAGTCACCGATACTGGTATTCGTGAACCCGAAGACCAATTTGGCTTGATGTTGATGGCGATTTCAGCACTTGCTGAACAAGACGAGGATGAGGCTATTATTGAATTGCTGGAGCAGCATTTATTACCTTGGGCTTACCGCTACTTAGCTTTAGTTCAACAAACGCAAACAGAAAACCCTTTCTACCCAAACCTTGCAAAAGTCACTGAAATTTACTTGGCTGACTTACAACAACAACTAGAACTAATTCCAATTCAAGCTGAGTTATTCCGCTAG
- a CDS encoding dimethyl sulfoxide reductase anchor subunit family protein, which translates to MHELPLVFFTVLGQTAAGLFLLAYLSRKMGSIDDKQLKTANIVAFIVMLIGLVIGGLHVGQPLRFFNMLLGVGRSPMSNEAFLSGVFVGCAAATLFFTLFFKNAVLRELSNIAAVVSGLAFVWSIPQVYNIATIANWNTGYTTLQMWMTMLVGGGALAIAIGARGLGLASFLIGTFAIFASRAGYQAFLTETGPVLSGEQTGFWGFQVVVLAIALAAFVGIALKQRAPKATLATCAAAVLLAELAGRIAFYNLWQITM; encoded by the coding sequence ATGCATGAGCTACCATTAGTTTTTTTCACCGTCTTAGGGCAAACTGCCGCAGGGCTATTTTTGCTGGCTTATTTGAGCCGAAAAATGGGTTCCATTGATGACAAACAGTTAAAAACCGCCAATATCGTCGCGTTTATTGTTATGCTCATTGGCTTAGTGATTGGTGGATTGCACGTGGGTCAACCACTGCGCTTCTTTAATATGTTGCTGGGTGTTGGTCGTTCTCCAATGAGTAACGAAGCCTTCCTAAGTGGTGTATTTGTTGGATGTGCAGCAGCAACCTTGTTTTTCACGTTATTCTTTAAAAATGCGGTGTTACGCGAATTATCCAATATTGCGGCTGTTGTGTCTGGATTAGCCTTTGTTTGGTCAATTCCACAGGTATATAACATTGCAACAATTGCTAACTGGAATACTGGTTACACTACGTTGCAAATGTGGATGACCATGCTTGTTGGTGGTGGTGCACTTGCTATTGCCATTGGCGCTCGAGGGCTAGGTCTTGCCTCTTTCCTTATTGGTACGTTCGCTATTTTTGCCAGCCGTGCAGGATACCAAGCGTTCCTAACAGAAACAGGCCCTGTTCTCAGCGGCGAACAAACCGGTTTTTGGGGCTTCCAAGTGGTTGTCTTAGCCATCGCCCTAGCCGCATTTGTTGGAATAGCACTGAAACAACGTGCACCAAAAGCAACATTGGCCACCTGTGCAGCTGCTGTTTTATTGGCTGAGCTTGCGGGTCGTATTGCTTTCTATAACTTATGGCAGATCACCATGTAA